From the genome of Phalacrocorax aristotelis chromosome 15, bGulAri2.1, whole genome shotgun sequence, one region includes:
- the MRPL40 gene encoding large ribosomal subunit protein mL40 — MLAAAAWGLRGARLSWWVPQAAPSRGGHWQASLLGLGASLPVRAQPKKKKKVDVRREQAQKDRMKRKIKKLEKAAPEMIPIEDFVTPLKYSDSNRVRSIPPLPFEETERRVLLLKKWCLFKQKQDKAEKNAIQSLVEAQQEALRELRLESEELYQAAIRRDEGLFPFERDGPAYTPPLPGYDPPEGKCIDITKVYTQ; from the exons ATGTTGGCGGCGGCGGCGTGGGGACTCCGCGGGGCCCGGCTCAG CTGGTGGGTGCCGCAGGCGGCTCCGTCCCGAGGAGGTCACTGGCAGGCTTCGCTGCTGGGGCTCGGGGCGTCGCTCCCCGTGAG AGCACAgccaaagaagaagaagaaagtggaTGTAAGGAGAGAGCAAGCACAGAAGGATCGcatgaaaaggaagataaagaaGTTGGAAAAAGCTGCCCCGGAAATGATTCCAATTGAGGATTTTGTAACACCACTGAAGTACTCTGATAGCAACAG GGTGCGGAGCATTCCCCCTCTGCCATTTGAGGAGACTGAAAGAAGAGTTTTACTTCTGAAGAAGTGGTGTTTGTTTAAGCAGAAACAAGATAAGGCAGAAAAGAATGCAATTCAGAGCCTTGTAGAAGCTCAGCAAGAGGCACTAAGGGAACTGCGCCTTGAATCGGAGGAGCTGTACCAGGCAGCAATCAGACGAGACGAGGGGCTTTTCCCCTTCGAGAGAGATGGACCTGCTTATACCCCACCGCTGCCTGGCTACGATCCTCCTGAAGGAAAATGCATTGATATCACCAAAGTGTACACGCAGTGA